The genomic DNA GAAAATATGGAGCTATACTCCGTCTTAGAAACGGCAAAACAATTTAAAATTCCTGCTCGCGGGATTCTATGCGCTACAAACTTTTGTGAACCTAACGCGCATAATGAATTTATAAAAAACCATAAAAAAGCAAAGCTAAATTTAGAAAAATATTTGAAAGAAAGAGACATTATATGAGAAATTTATTAGATCTATCTCAAGATGAATTAGCAAATTTACTATCACCGAAATTTAGAGCTAAACAAATTTATGAGTGGGTTTATAAGAAAAATGCAAGAAGTTTTGATGAGATGACTAACATATCAAAAGATGTTAGAGAAAATTTGAAAAGCGAATTTTACCTTGATCCACTAACTTGCGTTAGGAGTGAAACCAGCAAAGACGGAAGCATAAAGTATCTATTTAAACTAACAGATGGCAAAACTATCGAAAGTGTTTTACTACCTATGAAAGAGGAAATTTCAAGCGAGGATGGCAGCGTAGAACGTCACTCGCGTTATACTATCTGTGTTAGTTCGCAAGTCGGCTGTAAGATGGGCTGTAGCTTTTGCCTAACGGCTAAAGGTGGATTTGTTAGAAATCTCAGCGCCGGAGAGATCGTAGCACAAATTTTATGGATAAAAAGAGAAAATAATATACCTTACGAACGCAGAGTAAATGTCGTATATATGGGTATGGGCGAACCGCTTGATAATCTTACTAACGTTAGTAAAGCAGTTAGCATTCTAAAAGACAACGACGGACTTGCTATCGGCGCTAGACGTCAGACTATAAGCACTAGCGGACTTGCGTCTCAGATAAAAAAACTAGGTGAGCTTGACCTTGGAGTGCTTCTAGCTATATCGCTTCACGCCGTAACAGATGAGCTTCGCGCAAAACTTATGCCGATAAACAAAGCTTATAACATAGCTGCCGTTATGGACGCAGTGAGAGCTTTTCCCATCGATATGAGAAAAAGAGTTATGTTTGAATATCTTATAATGGATAAAGTCAATGACAATCTAAGCGACGCAAAAGCACTTGTCAAACTTCTACACGGTATAAAAGCAAAAGTAAATTTAATACTTTTCAATCCGCATGAAGGAAGCCAGTACCAAAGACCGAGCATAGAAAACGTGGACAATTTCAGAACTTATCTGCAAAGTCGCGGCGTAACTTGCACTATTCGTCAAAGTAAAGGACTTGATATAAGTGCTGCTTGTGGTCAGCTAAAAGAGAGAAGTAAGGTTGAAATGTGAGTTCAAAAAGAGAATTTTTAGACTTTGTTTTAGAAGGTTTAGACAACATCAGCTTTAAAGTGATGATGGGCGAATTCATACTATATTATAAAGGCAAAATCATAGGCGGAATATATGATGATAGACTACTAATAAAAAAGACGAAATCCGCCGAAAAAATCATAAAAAATATAAAATACGGACTACCATATCCTAATGCAAAAGAGATGATTTTGATCGAGAACTTAGAAGATAAAAAATATTTAATGCAACTTTTTAAAGAAATTTATCAAGAATTATACGTCAAAGGAATATAAAAAATGAATCTACTAGATATAGTTCAAATCTGTTTTATCGCAATTGTAGTGATAATAGGTCTTAGCGGAATTTTATTCGTCATAAAAAATGAAAAGAAATAAAAATTTATAAAGCGTATTTTAGGATCACTGCTATATTAAATTTCAAAATTATTTATTAAAATTAAAATCTTGTTCTGATCTTATCTCAAATACTTGATCTTTAAATTTAAATTTAACTGATTTTGCGTGGAGCATTAGCCTTGATGCTCCAGTATTTTTCACCCTATCGCGCTCGCTCATCACGCCATCTAAAATTTGCTCTACATTAAATTTATCCAAGCCGTAAATCGGATCACCCAAAATTCTATGTTTCATATGAAACAAATGTAAGCGAATCTGATGTTGTCTTCCGGTGAGTGGATAACACTCAACCAAGCTGATATCAAATTTAGGATAATACTCTACGAGTTTTACTACGGTCACAGCTCTCTTTCCTTCCGGACAAATTTCCATTCTGATTTTTATATCATCATAATCTTTTGTTATATCCATATTTTTATCGATAACAAAACCTTGGATATTATCAAAAAATTCTAGCTTATCTTTAAAATCCTCAAAGTCATTTATATGAAATTTATCAAGTCCATTACCGTCAAATTTGCCTCTCACAAAAGCCAGATAAGTTTTTGCTACTGCCCTATTTTCAAAAGATTTTTTTAAATTTAACGCGGAATTCGCATTTTTAGCCACAACGATAACTCCGCTTGTTTCTCGGTCAAGTCTATGGGCAACACAAGCTTTTTTGCCCCACAAAGACCAAATTTCATCACATAAACTATACTCGCAATTTCTACCATTTGGATGAGATAAAACTCCGCTTGGTTTATCAAATACACCAAACTCGTCACATTCAAATATAGGTTTTAATCCCTTTGGCTCACACTCGTAATCTATAAAATAAGCTTCCCCGAAAACCGGATCGTTTTTACCGCAAACAGCGTCATTTACGAGCAATCTACCTTTGTCACAAAGCTTTTGAGCTTCTTTCATACTATAACCTAAATTTAAAAAAATACGGTAAGCTTTTTCGCCCAAAAAATATCCTAATTTAAACTTTTTATAAGCCATTTCTAACCAACATTTCAGCCTTATTTTTGTATAATTTCAACTTAAAAATTATACAAAATTTATTATAAAAAAGGGTATAAAGTGGTAGATAGATACTCCAGAAAAATTATGAGCGATAAATGGAGCATGCAAGCAAAATATGATGCTTGGCTAAAAGTAGAACTAGCAGCTGTAAAAGCATGGAATAAACTAGACTTTATCCCAGATGATGACTGTGAAAAAATATGCAAAAACGCTAAATTCGATATAGCTCGCATAGACGAGATAGAAAAAACTACGAAACACGACGTTATAGCCTTTTTAACTAGCGTAAGCGAAAGCTTAGGAGAAGAGAGTCGTTTCGTACATTTTGGTATGACGAGCAGTGACTGTATAGATACTGCTGTCGCACTTCAGATAAAAGATAGTTTAGATCTCATACTTGAAGATATATCAAATTTAATGAATGCTTTAAAGACTCGCGCGATAGAACATAAAAATACGCTTATGGTAGGTCGCAGCCACGGAATTCACGGTGAGCCGATAACATTTGGTTTAGTGCTTGCTATATGGTATGACGAGATAAAAAGAGCTTACGAACTTCTAGAACATGCTAAAAAGACGATAAGCGTAGGTATGATAAGCGGAGCTATGGGAAACTTCGCTCACGCTCCGCTTGAGCTTGAAGAGCTTGTTTGTGAGTATCTTGGTCTAAGTCCTGCTCCAGCGTCAAATCAAGTCATACAAAGAGACAGATACGCTCAAGTTGTAAGTGCGCTTGCCCTGCTCGCTAGTAGTTGCGAAAAAATAGCGGTCGCGATAAGGCACTATCAAAGAACAGAAGTTTATGAAGCCGAAGAGTACTTTAGTCCCGGACAAAAAGGCTCAAGCGCTATGCCTCATAAAAGAAATCCAGTCTTAAGCGAAAACGTGACCGGTCTTTGTAGAATGATCCGCTCATACACTATCCCGGCTATGGAAAACGTAGCTTTATGGCACGAAAGAGATATCAGCCATAGCTCAGTCGAGAGATTTATACTTCCTGATAGTTTCGTAACGACTGATTTTATGCTAAATCGTCTTACGAATTTAATCTCAAATTTAGTAGTATATCCGGAAAATATGATGAAAAATCTAAATCTAACCGGCGGACTTGTATTTTCTCAACGTGTCTTGCTTGAACTTCCAAAACGAGAAGTTAGCCGCGAAGATGCTTATAAAATCGTCCAAAGAAATGCTATGAAAGTATGGGCTGATCTGCAAGAAGGCAAAAAAGCCATAGACGAAAACGGACACAGTCTATTTTTACAAAATTTACTAAACGACATCGATCTAAGAGCAAAATTAAACGAAAAAGAGATAAAAGAGTGCTTTGACTATAGCTACTATACAAAGAACGTAGATAAAATCTTTAAAAGAGTATTTAAATAGTACTAAATAATACAGCTAAATTTAGTCGGCAAATTTAGCTTTTTTGATAATCAAATTTAAAAGGTCAAACATATAAATGAAAGTCATAAAACGTAACGGAAGAACAGAAGAATTAGATATTTCAA from Campylobacter fetus subsp. fetus includes the following:
- the rlmN gene encoding 23S rRNA (adenine(2503)-C(2))-methyltransferase RlmN, whose amino-acid sequence is MRNLLDLSQDELANLLSPKFRAKQIYEWVYKKNARSFDEMTNISKDVRENLKSEFYLDPLTCVRSETSKDGSIKYLFKLTDGKTIESVLLPMKEEISSEDGSVERHSRYTICVSSQVGCKMGCSFCLTAKGGFVRNLSAGEIVAQILWIKRENNIPYERRVNVVYMGMGEPLDNLTNVSKAVSILKDNDGLAIGARRQTISTSGLASQIKKLGELDLGVLLAISLHAVTDELRAKLMPINKAYNIAAVMDAVRAFPIDMRKRVMFEYLIMDKVNDNLSDAKALVKLLHGIKAKVNLILFNPHEGSQYQRPSIENVDNFRTYLQSRGVTCTIRQSKGLDISAACGQLKERSKVEM
- a CDS encoding competence protein TfoX, translated to MSSKREFLDFVLEGLDNISFKVMMGEFILYYKGKIIGGIYDDRLLIKKTKSAEKIIKNIKYGLPYPNAKEMILIENLEDKKYLMQLFKEIYQELYVKGI
- a CDS encoding pseudouridine synthase family protein encodes the protein MAYKKFKLGYFLGEKAYRIFLNLGYSMKEAQKLCDKGRLLVNDAVCGKNDPVFGEAYFIDYECEPKGLKPIFECDEFGVFDKPSGVLSHPNGRNCEYSLCDEIWSLWGKKACVAHRLDRETSGVIVVAKNANSALNLKKSFENRAVAKTYLAFVRGKFDGNGLDKFHINDFEDFKDKLEFFDNIQGFVIDKNMDITKDYDDIKIRMEICPEGKRAVTVVKLVEYYPKFDISLVECYPLTGRQHQIRLHLFHMKHRILGDPIYGLDKFNVEQILDGVMSERDRVKNTGASRLMLHAKSVKFKFKDQVFEIRSEQDFNFNK
- the purB gene encoding adenylosuccinate lyase; the protein is MVDRYSRKIMSDKWSMQAKYDAWLKVELAAVKAWNKLDFIPDDDCEKICKNAKFDIARIDEIEKTTKHDVIAFLTSVSESLGEESRFVHFGMTSSDCIDTAVALQIKDSLDLILEDISNLMNALKTRAIEHKNTLMVGRSHGIHGEPITFGLVLAIWYDEIKRAYELLEHAKKTISVGMISGAMGNFAHAPLELEELVCEYLGLSPAPASNQVIQRDRYAQVVSALALLASSCEKIAVAIRHYQRTEVYEAEEYFSPGQKGSSAMPHKRNPVLSENVTGLCRMIRSYTIPAMENVALWHERDISHSSVERFILPDSFVTTDFMLNRLTNLISNLVVYPENMMKNLNLTGGLVFSQRVLLELPKREVSREDAYKIVQRNAMKVWADLQEGKKAIDENGHSLFLQNLLNDIDLRAKLNEKEIKECFDYSYYTKNVDKIFKRVFK